The Mercurialis annua linkage group LG2, ddMerAnnu1.2, whole genome shotgun sequence genome contains a region encoding:
- the LOC126667506 gene encoding protein NRT1/ PTR FAMILY 5.2-like has product MAMQLEEEGGLQNNYTKDGTVDLKGDPILRCKRGGWRACSFIGVYEVLERMAYYGISSNLVLYLTKKLHQGTVKSANNVTNWVGTIWMTPFLGAYAADALLGRYWTIAISCIIYLLGMSLLTLSVSLPSLKPPTCQDTNINNCQKASTLQLAVLFGALYTLAIGTGGTKPNISTIGADQFDDFDPKEKNQKLSFFNWWMFGIFSGTLFANTVLVYIQDNIGWSLGFGLPTLGLLISITVFLAGTPFYRHKVLCGSPFMKMGMVIVAAIRKMKVAVPNDSKELYELDLDEYAKNGKFRIDSTPGLRFLNRAAVKTSSTDAWMLSSVTQVEETKQMLRMIPVMIITIVPSTMIAQTNTLFVKQGTTLDRKIGSFKIPPASLSGFITISMLISVVLYDKFFVRIMQKWTNNPRGITLLQRMGTGLIFHIIIMIIASITEMYRLKSAKEFGLVNGGQIPLTIFILLPQFVLMGVADAFLEVAKIEFFYDQAPESMKSLGTSYSTTSLGIGNFLSSFLLSTVSDLTSRNGRQGWILNNLNASHLDYYYAFFAIINFVNFIFFLVVLKFYVYKAEVSDSMEVLAEELQKMKAPNQEVSST; this is encoded by the exons ATGGCAATGCaattagaagaagaaggaggacttcaaaataattatacaaaagATGGCACTGTGGATCTTAAAGGAGACCCTATTCTTAGATGCAAACGAGGTGGATGGAGAGCTTGTTCTTTTATTGGTG TGTATGAGGTGCTTGAAAGGATGGCGTATTACGGAATATCGAGCAATTTAGTCCTTTACTTGACAAAAAAGCTTCACCAAGGAACAGTGAAATCAGCAAATAATGTCACAAATTGGGTTGGAACCATCTGGATGACTCCTTTTTTAGGGGCATATGCTGCTGATGCTCTTCTTGGCCGCTACTGGACCATTGCCATCTCTTGCATCATCTATCTCCTT GGTATGTCACTACTAACATTATCAGTATCACTTCCATCACTAAAGCCACCAACTTGTCAGGATACCAATATCAACAATTGCCAAAAGGCTTCAACTCTACAGTTAGCAGTCTTATTTGGTGCCCTCTACACATTAGCTATCGGAACCGGAGGAACCAAACCGAACATTTCGACAATCGGAGCCGATCAATTTGACGATTTCGACCCGAAGGAGAAGAATCAAAAGCTATCATTCTTCAACTGGTGGATGTTCGGCATTTTCTCCGGAACACTGTTTGCTAACACTGTACTGGTTTATATTCAGGATAACATTGGGTGGTCATTAGGTTTTGGTTTACCCACTCTTGGTCTTTTGATTTCGATTACTGTTTTCTTGGCTGGTACGCCTTTTTATAGACATAAAGTGCTGTGTGGTAGTCCGTTTATGAAAATGGGTATGGTGATTGTTGCTGCTATCAGAAAAATGAAGGTGGCTGTTCCTAATGATTCTAAGGAACTTTATGAGCTTGATTTGGATGAATATGCCAAGAATGGAAAGTTTAGGATTGATTCTACACCCGGCTTAAG GTTTCTGAATAGAGCAGCAGTGAAAACAAGTTCAACTGATGCATGGATGCTTAGTTCAGTTACTCAAGTAGAAGAAACTAAGCAAATGCTAAGAATGATCCCTGTTATGATTATCACAATTGTTCCAAGCACAATGATTGCTCAAACTAATACTCTTTTCGTCAAGCAAGGAACTACTCTCGACAGAAAGATCGGCAGTTTTAAGATCCCTCCGGCAAGTTTATCAGGATTTATAACGATATCAATGCTTATTTCCGTTGTTCTTTACGATAAATTCTTCGTCAGGATTATGCAAAAATGGACAAATAATCCGAGAGGTATTACTCTTCTTCAGAGAATGGGAACTGGCCTGATTTTCCATATCATAATCATGATTATTGCATCAATTACGGAAATGTACCGACTTAAATCAGCGAAAGAATTTGGTTTAGTTAACGGAGGGCAAATCCCATTAACGATATTCATTTTACTTCCTCAGTTTGTTTTGATGGGAGTGGCTGACGCGTTTTTAGAAGTCGCCAAGATTGAATTCTTCTACGATCAAGCTCCCGAGAGCATGAAGAGTCTCGGTACTTCTTATTCGACTACGAGTCTCGGAATTGGAAATTTTCTTAGCAGTTTTCTTCTATCGACAGTTTCTGATCTGACTAGTAGGAACGGCCGTCAGGGTTGGATTTTGAATAACTTGAATGCTTCTCATCTAGACTACTACTACGCGTTCTTTGCGATAATCAATTTCGTCAACTTTATTTTCTTCCTGGTTGTGCTCAAATTTTATGTGTATAAAGCTGAAGTTTCGGATTCTATGGAAGTACTGGCAGAAGAACTGCAGAAAATGAAAGCTCCAAACCAGGAAGTTTCATCGACTTGA